The Myxocyprinus asiaticus isolate MX2 ecotype Aquarium Trade chromosome 31, UBuf_Myxa_2, whole genome shotgun sequence genome has a segment encoding these proteins:
- the LOC127422207 gene encoding CUE domain-containing protein 1-like isoform X2, with protein MTSLFRRSSSNGGSRGGGGSGAGDLNNTRPNRQVRRLEFNQAMEDFKTMFPSMDYEVIECVLRSNNGAVDATIDQLLQMSIDGQGSDDSSDSDDSIPPEILERTLEPDSSDEEPPPVYSPPTYDMHIYDRKYPDAPPDPPPRFEAQPPPGQRQVQGYKNWNPPLLGNLPDDFLRILPQQLDSIQGSQSSISQPSSSSCSSVPQKATTVAAAAGTSGASEQERKLKQYLEDERIALFLQNEEFMKELQRNREFLIALERDRLKYESKKSKSSHSSASVENSTGDHYASGSVEACTAVSDDALFRDKLKHMGKSTRKKLFEIARGFSEKTKRRKSKRRTLLRHHSLGTANSTANLLDDVEGNPCDEESQLRRLAVQEEEEPHKEPLS; from the exons ATGACCAGCCTTTTCCGACGCAGCAGCAGTAATGGAGGGTCTCGGGGTGGCGGAGGCTCAGGAGCAGGCGATCTCAACAATACCAGGCCCAACCGGCAAGTTCGACGGCTGGAGTTCAACCAGGCCATGGAGGACTTTAAAACCATGTTCCCCAGCATGGACTATGAGGTGATAGAGTGCGTGCTCCGCTCCAACAACGGAGCTGTAGACGCCACCATCGATCAGCTCCTGCAGATGAGCATTGACGGGCAGGGCTCAGATGACAGTTCTGATTCAGACGACAGTATCCCACCAGAG ATTCTAGAGCGGACTCTCGAGCCGGACAGCTCAGATGAGGAGCCGCCCCCAGTCTACTCCCCGCCAACATATGACATGCACATATATGACAGGAAATACCCCGATGCCCCTCCTGACCCTCCACCCAG GTTTGAGGCCCAGCCTCCTCCAGGACAAAGGCAAGTTCAAGGTTACAAAAACTGGAATCCACCGTTACTTGGCAACCTGCCTGATGACTTCCTACGAATCCTGCCTCAACAATTGGACAGTATACAG GGCTCTCAGAGTAGCATTTCCCAGCCATCTTCCTCCTCTTGTTCCTCAGTGCCCCAGAAGGCCACGACTGTGGCAGCGGCTGCAGGAACAAGCGGAGCTTCTGAGCAGGAGCGCAAACTGAAGCAATACTTGGAGGACGAGCGCATTGCTCTCTTCCTACAGAACGAGGAGTTCATGAAAGAGCTACAGAGGAACCGAGAGTTCCTCATTGCCTTGGAAAGAG ATCGATTGAAATACGAGTCAAAGAAATCCAAATCCAGTCATTCATCAGCTAGCGTAGAGAACTCCACAG gTGACCACTATGCTTCTGGATCCGTAGAAGCATGCACAGCAGTCTCAGATGACGCTCTGTTTAGAGACAAGCTAAAGCACATGGGAAAAT CAACCAGGAAGAAGCTGTTTGAAATCGCCAGAGGGTTCTCAGAAAAGACGAAGCGAAGGAAGTCTAAAAGAAGAACATTGTTGCGGCATCATTC ATTGGGCACAGCCAACTCCACTGCCAACCTCCTAGACGATGTTGAAGGAAACCCATGTG ATGAAGAAAGTCAGCTCAGACGATTGGCTGTTCAGGAAGAGGAGGAGCCACACAAAGAACCACTATCATG A
- the LOC127422207 gene encoding CUE domain-containing protein 1-like isoform X1: MTSLFRRSSSNGGSRGGGGSGAGDLNNTRPNRQVRRLEFNQAMEDFKTMFPSMDYEVIECVLRSNNGAVDATIDQLLQMSIDGQGSDDSSDSDDSIPPEILERTLEPDSSDEEPPPVYSPPTYDMHIYDRKYPDAPPDPPPRFEAQPPPGQRQVQGYKNWNPPLLGNLPDDFLRILPQQLDSIQGSQSSISQPSSSSCSSVPQKATTVAAAAGTSGASEQERKLKQYLEDERIALFLQNEEFMKELQRNREFLIALERDRLKYESKKSKSSHSSASVENSTGDHYASGSVEACTAVSDDALFRDKLKHMGKSTRKKLFEIARGFSEKTKRRKSKRRTLLRHHSLGTANSTANLLDDVEGNPCDEESQLRRLAVQEEEEPHKEPLSWVC, translated from the exons ATGACCAGCCTTTTCCGACGCAGCAGCAGTAATGGAGGGTCTCGGGGTGGCGGAGGCTCAGGAGCAGGCGATCTCAACAATACCAGGCCCAACCGGCAAGTTCGACGGCTGGAGTTCAACCAGGCCATGGAGGACTTTAAAACCATGTTCCCCAGCATGGACTATGAGGTGATAGAGTGCGTGCTCCGCTCCAACAACGGAGCTGTAGACGCCACCATCGATCAGCTCCTGCAGATGAGCATTGACGGGCAGGGCTCAGATGACAGTTCTGATTCAGACGACAGTATCCCACCAGAG ATTCTAGAGCGGACTCTCGAGCCGGACAGCTCAGATGAGGAGCCGCCCCCAGTCTACTCCCCGCCAACATATGACATGCACATATATGACAGGAAATACCCCGATGCCCCTCCTGACCCTCCACCCAG GTTTGAGGCCCAGCCTCCTCCAGGACAAAGGCAAGTTCAAGGTTACAAAAACTGGAATCCACCGTTACTTGGCAACCTGCCTGATGACTTCCTACGAATCCTGCCTCAACAATTGGACAGTATACAG GGCTCTCAGAGTAGCATTTCCCAGCCATCTTCCTCCTCTTGTTCCTCAGTGCCCCAGAAGGCCACGACTGTGGCAGCGGCTGCAGGAACAAGCGGAGCTTCTGAGCAGGAGCGCAAACTGAAGCAATACTTGGAGGACGAGCGCATTGCTCTCTTCCTACAGAACGAGGAGTTCATGAAAGAGCTACAGAGGAACCGAGAGTTCCTCATTGCCTTGGAAAGAG ATCGATTGAAATACGAGTCAAAGAAATCCAAATCCAGTCATTCATCAGCTAGCGTAGAGAACTCCACAG gTGACCACTATGCTTCTGGATCCGTAGAAGCATGCACAGCAGTCTCAGATGACGCTCTGTTTAGAGACAAGCTAAAGCACATGGGAAAAT CAACCAGGAAGAAGCTGTTTGAAATCGCCAGAGGGTTCTCAGAAAAGACGAAGCGAAGGAAGTCTAAAAGAAGAACATTGTTGCGGCATCATTC ATTGGGCACAGCCAACTCCACTGCCAACCTCCTAGACGATGTTGAAGGAAACCCATGTG ATGAAGAAAGTCAGCTCAGACGATTGGCTGTTCAGGAAGAGGAGGAGCCACACAAAGAACCACTATCATG ggtttgttga